From one Streptomyces sp. NBC_01478 genomic stretch:
- a CDS encoding carboxylesterase/lipase family protein yields the protein MNPSPDGVGRRVFLGRTAGVTAGATLLGTLPPTPASATPHTPTSHPVRTRSGLVTGAPAALPGVTVYKGIPYAASTAGENRWRAPQPPPSWQGVRKADTWGAACPQPVTGIAADKVPPLSEDCLNLNIWTAAGSSPSPRDLRPVFVWIYGGRNSAMWASQPVYDGANLAAKGAVVVTYNHRVGAFGNLAHPALSSEGGHGGSGNWGVQDTVAALRWIRRNIAAFGGDPERVTLAGWSHGSSFVNILMISKLARGLFHRALLSAGVQYTKDPALGHVAGGYAQLAAAEANGTAFATYMGATSLPELRALPADEIVTKVYAQGAPAAGTSFGNVLDGYVLPRTYTAAMTSRTEYDIPVLTGNNKDENGASPTLTMTVAAYETYAATTFGERAADFLALYPATTDAEAAAQYNNYARDEERVSTFLWGTQFRTTAANRSPVYAYWWTHVPPGQDTTNPIEPANGAGAYHGAEKYYFFGNLYGTDRPWTAADHAIADTTSSYVANFAATGNPNGHGLPPWPALRTSKPESMELGDHFATLPAADSPAKYAFLKGYLEGQGTEY from the coding sequence GTGAACCCCTCCCCCGACGGTGTCGGCCGCCGCGTCTTCCTCGGCCGCACCGCAGGCGTCACGGCCGGCGCGACACTCCTCGGCACCCTGCCCCCCACCCCCGCGTCAGCCACCCCGCACACCCCCACGAGCCACCCCGTCAGAACCCGGTCCGGCCTGGTCACGGGCGCCCCCGCCGCCCTCCCCGGCGTCACCGTCTACAAGGGCATCCCCTACGCCGCCTCCACAGCCGGCGAGAACCGCTGGCGAGCTCCGCAACCACCCCCGTCCTGGCAGGGCGTCCGCAAGGCCGACACCTGGGGCGCCGCCTGCCCCCAGCCGGTCACGGGCATAGCGGCGGACAAGGTCCCCCCACTGAGCGAGGACTGCCTGAACCTCAACATCTGGACGGCGGCGGGCAGTTCACCGTCCCCCCGGGACCTCCGCCCGGTCTTCGTCTGGATCTACGGCGGCCGCAACAGCGCCATGTGGGCCTCGCAGCCGGTGTACGACGGGGCGAACCTGGCGGCCAAGGGCGCGGTCGTGGTGACGTACAACCACCGGGTGGGCGCCTTCGGCAACCTCGCCCATCCGGCGCTGAGTTCGGAGGGCGGGCACGGTGGCTCCGGCAACTGGGGTGTGCAGGACACGGTGGCCGCGCTGCGGTGGATCCGCCGCAACATCGCCGCGTTCGGGGGCGATCCGGAGCGGGTGACCCTGGCGGGCTGGTCGCACGGCTCGTCCTTCGTGAACATCCTGATGATCTCGAAGCTCGCACGCGGCCTGTTCCACCGGGCACTCCTCTCGGCCGGCGTGCAGTACACCAAGGACCCCGCGCTGGGCCATGTGGCGGGCGGCTACGCGCAGTTGGCCGCAGCGGAGGCGAACGGCACGGCGTTCGCGACATACATGGGCGCGACCTCGCTGCCGGAGCTGCGCGCCCTGCCGGCCGACGAGATCGTGACGAAGGTGTACGCGCAGGGCGCCCCGGCGGCGGGCACGAGCTTCGGCAACGTACTGGACGGCTACGTCCTGCCGAGGACCTACACGGCCGCCATGACGTCCCGTACCGAGTACGACATCCCCGTCCTCACCGGCAACAACAAGGACGAGAACGGCGCTTCACCGACGCTGACGATGACGGTCGCGGCCTACGAGACCTACGCGGCGACGACATTCGGTGAGCGGGCAGCCGACTTCCTCGCCCTCTACCCCGCGACGACGGACGCGGAGGCGGCAGCCCAGTACAACAACTACGCCCGCGACGAGGAACGCGTCTCCACCTTCCTCTGGGGCACCCAGTTCAGGACCACGGCCGCCAACCGCAGCCCCGTGTACGCCTATTGGTGGACCCACGTCCCCCCGGGCCAGGACACCACCAACCCGATCGAACCGGCGAACGGCGCGGGCGCGTACCACGGCGCCGAGAAGTACTACTTCTTCGGCAACCTGTACGGCACCGACCGCCCGTGGACGGCGGCGGACCACGCCATCGCCGACACCACGTCCTCGTACGTCGCGAACTTCGCGGCAACGGGCAACCCGAACGGGCACGGCCTGCCGCCGTGGCCGGCGTTGCGCACATCGAAGCCGGAGTCGATGGAACTGGGCGACCACTTCGCGACGCTGCCTGCGGCGGACAGTCCGGCCAAGTACGCGTTTTTGAAGGGGTATTTGGAGGGTCAGGGGACGGAGTACTAG
- a CDS encoding IMP cyclohydrolase: MDSLTDALTTNPYPGRGVLWCRTGDGSTLGAYFLTGRSPASQARTLHRTPAGELIVAPSDTRHHDHLRHYVAARQSQDWLVFGNGEQVSAVADRLASGQPPALALDGLDYEPDPPIFTPRLTVIADNRETGRAWFGAARRSSGKRTATDRLTLHIGDPAPGEGVLMTTYRSDGQQIATGAPFTEVHTGAHTPGDLMEELWSALPAQLRIAAAVFAPGGLTTADIRS, encoded by the coding sequence ATGGACTCACTGACCGACGCGCTGACCACCAACCCCTACCCCGGCCGCGGAGTGCTGTGGTGCAGAACCGGCGACGGCTCAACGCTCGGCGCCTATTTCCTCACCGGCCGAAGCCCCGCGTCCCAGGCCCGCACCCTGCACCGCACTCCTGCCGGCGAACTGATCGTCGCCCCCTCCGACACCCGGCACCACGACCACCTCCGGCACTACGTCGCCGCTCGGCAGAGCCAGGACTGGCTGGTCTTCGGCAACGGCGAGCAGGTCTCCGCGGTGGCCGACCGACTCGCCTCGGGGCAGCCCCCGGCTCTCGCCCTGGACGGCCTGGACTACGAACCCGACCCGCCGATCTTCACTCCCCGCCTGACCGTGATCGCGGACAACCGCGAGACGGGCCGAGCGTGGTTCGGCGCCGCGCGGCGCAGCAGCGGGAAGCGCACGGCCACCGACCGGCTCACCCTGCACATCGGCGACCCGGCTCCCGGCGAAGGCGTCCTCATGACGACCTACCGCTCCGACGGGCAACAGATCGCCACCGGCGCCCCGTTCACGGAAGTCCACACCGGCGCGCACACCCCCGGCGACCTCATGGAAGAGCTGTGGTCGGCGCTACCGGCCCAACTCCGCATCGCCGCCGCTGTCTTCGCACCCGGAGGGCTCACGACCGCGGACATCCGGAGCTGA
- a CDS encoding leucine-rich repeat domain-containing protein has product MPHTLNLWRRQLGKVPESVWRRTELQVLILADNGLTDLPPEVGQLRRLTTLDLGHNRLTALPDELGDLTDLDGFLYLHDNALTELPDALGKLIRLRYLNVGENTLTALPEAVGRMAGLIELRAQHNRLTTLPDNLGELRALRELWLRGNEIDRLPPSVADLHELRHLDLRENALAELPPVLADLPLLRHLDLRSNRLTALPQWVPTIPSLEKLDLRWNACEPSAALLGELERRGCVVLL; this is encoded by the coding sequence GTGCCGCACACGCTGAACCTGTGGCGCCGACAGCTCGGAAAAGTACCCGAGTCGGTCTGGCGGCGCACCGAACTCCAGGTCCTCATCCTCGCCGACAACGGACTCACGGACCTGCCGCCCGAGGTCGGGCAACTGCGCCGGCTGACCACCCTGGACCTCGGTCACAACCGCCTCACCGCGCTGCCCGACGAACTCGGCGACCTGACCGACCTCGACGGCTTCCTCTACCTGCACGACAACGCGTTGACCGAACTCCCGGACGCCCTCGGGAAGTTGATCCGGCTGCGCTATCTCAACGTCGGCGAGAACACGCTCACCGCCCTGCCCGAGGCCGTCGGCCGCATGGCCGGCCTGATCGAACTCCGGGCCCAGCACAACCGGCTGACCACCCTGCCCGACAACCTCGGCGAACTCCGTGCCCTGCGCGAACTCTGGCTCCGCGGCAACGAGATCGACCGCCTGCCACCGTCCGTGGCCGACCTCCACGAACTACGTCACCTGGACCTGCGCGAGAACGCCCTCGCCGAACTCCCGCCGGTGCTCGCCGACTTGCCCCTACTGCGCCATCTCGACCTGCGAAGCAATCGCCTCACAGCCCTGCCGCAATGGGTGCCGACCATCCCCTCCCTGGAGAAGCTGGACCTGCGCTGGAACGCCTGCGAGCCTTCCGCGGCGCTGCTGGGCGAGTTGGAGCGGCGGGGGTGCGTCGTCCTTCTGTGA
- a CDS encoding NADPH-dependent FMN reductase: protein MSTPPVILLLSGSLRAGSSNDAVLRTAYDVAADARTRAVLYDGLAELPHFNPDDDTDPLPASVAGLRAAIEQAAGILICTPEYAGTLPGSFKNLLDWTVGGTEIGDKPVAWVNAAAPGRGSGAEATLRGVLGYTGADIVDAACVKIPVDRGMLGADGLIADAGVRRQLVEVIRLLATAGPDHRPTP from the coding sequence ATGTCCACTCCACCAGTGATCCTGCTGCTGTCAGGCAGCCTGCGGGCCGGCTCCTCCAACGACGCCGTGCTGCGTACCGCCTACGACGTGGCGGCGGACGCTCGGACGCGCGCCGTGCTGTACGACGGTCTCGCGGAGCTTCCGCACTTCAACCCCGATGACGACACGGACCCGTTGCCGGCGTCCGTGGCCGGGTTGCGGGCGGCGATCGAGCAGGCCGCCGGCATCCTGATCTGCACCCCGGAGTACGCGGGCACCCTGCCGGGTTCGTTCAAGAACCTGTTGGACTGGACGGTCGGGGGCACCGAGATCGGTGACAAGCCGGTCGCCTGGGTCAACGCGGCCGCACCGGGGCGGGGTTCGGGCGCGGAGGCCACGTTGCGGGGCGTTCTCGGCTACACCGGCGCCGACATCGTGGACGCGGCCTGCGTGAAGATCCCGGTGGACCGGGGGATGCTCGGCGCGGACGGGCTCATCGCGGACGCAGGCGTACGTCGTCAACTCGTAGAGGTGATACGGCTGTTGGCGACAGCCGGGCCCGACCACCGACCCACCCCGTGA
- a CDS encoding NUDIX domain-containing protein produces the protein MTLLVAAVIVHDRAAGRVVLIQRGEHAKFGCGMWDLPVGKNEPGEPVTATAVRELYEETGLVVAAESLKVVHVIHAALGVEAPNGYLTVVFVTDEWSGEPENREPLKHAQVRWVDVDAVPENFVRGNAQALERYLDYLNSPNASGTQVSLHGWA, from the coding sequence ATGACCCTGCTGGTCGCCGCCGTCATCGTCCACGACAGGGCCGCGGGGCGTGTGGTCCTCATCCAGCGCGGCGAGCACGCCAAGTTCGGGTGTGGGATGTGGGATCTTCCCGTCGGCAAGAACGAACCCGGCGAGCCTGTCACCGCCACCGCCGTACGGGAGTTGTACGAGGAGACCGGGCTCGTCGTGGCGGCGGAGTCGCTGAAGGTGGTTCATGTCATCCACGCCGCCCTGGGGGTCGAGGCGCCGAACGGTTACCTCACGGTCGTCTTCGTCACCGACGAGTGGAGCGGCGAACCCGAGAACCGCGAGCCCCTCAAGCACGCGCAGGTGCGGTGGGTCGATGTCGACGCGGTTCCTGAGAACTTCGTCCGGGGCAACGCCCAGGCCCTTGAGCGCTACCTCGACTACCTCAACTCCCCCAACGCGAGCGGGACACAGGTGTCCTTGCACGGCTGGGCGTAG
- a CDS encoding TetR/AcrR family transcriptional regulator encodes MAGRKQFDVDEALRRAMHVFWRWGYSEASIDRLTEGTGLGRGSLYGTFGDKSALFRKSLERYTQTYQPLYEQALSGPHPSPSAVVAAYLQVALNRIADPTVPDGCLLTVSATQFPALDAEGRAMVRAMIDGLRARLEQALLAAGAGEREAVELALCTLATNKSLAVLSRAGFSGEDLATVAAAAARNAEAVPNRPAEPSGPR; translated from the coding sequence ATGGCAGGCCGCAAGCAATTCGACGTGGACGAGGCGCTCCGACGTGCGATGCACGTCTTCTGGCGCTGGGGTTATTCGGAGGCGTCGATCGATCGCCTGACCGAGGGCACGGGCCTGGGCCGGGGCTCGCTCTACGGCACCTTCGGCGACAAGAGCGCCCTCTTCCGGAAAAGCCTCGAACGGTACACGCAGACCTACCAACCGCTGTACGAGCAGGCGCTGTCCGGCCCCCACCCGAGCCCGAGCGCCGTCGTGGCCGCCTACCTGCAGGTCGCCCTGAACCGCATCGCCGACCCGACGGTCCCGGACGGCTGCCTGCTCACGGTGTCGGCAACGCAGTTCCCGGCGCTCGACGCGGAGGGCCGGGCGATGGTCCGCGCGATGATCGACGGTCTGCGGGCGAGGCTGGAGCAGGCGTTGCTGGCGGCGGGGGCCGGTGAGCGGGAGGCGGTGGAGCTGGCGTTGTGCACGCTGGCGACGAACAAATCCCTGGCGGTGCTGAGCCGCGCCGGCTTCTCGGGCGAAGACCTGGCAACCGTCGCGGCGGCCGCCGCCAGGAATGCCGAGGCTGTGCCGAACCGACCGGCCGAGCCGTCGGGGCCGCGATAG
- a CDS encoding alpha/beta fold hydrolase, which produces MTNLSSLRLPDGFLDVFTSRLVEVNGLRLHAVTGGDGPPLLLIGGWPQTWYAWREVMPALARQHTVVAVDSRGAGLSDKPDDGYDAGTLAADLVALMAALGHDRFDVAGHDIGTWTAYALAADHPERVGRLAIVEAVIPGLTPSPPFFGPDAANLKLWQFGFNRLDDLNEELVRGREQLFLGWQFATKAATPTAIPAYAVDVYVDAITADPRALRASFAYYRALDETIAQNEQRGKTRLTLPVLAVGGALWSGASAAQTMRLAADDVTGFVLDDCGHYPAEEQPARFVEILEDFLTADR; this is translated from the coding sequence ATGACGAACTTGAGTTCGCTACGACTGCCCGACGGATTCCTCGACGTCTTCACCAGCCGGCTCGTGGAGGTGAACGGACTGCGGCTGCACGCGGTCACCGGTGGGGACGGCCCGCCGCTGCTGCTGATCGGCGGGTGGCCCCAGACCTGGTACGCCTGGCGGGAGGTGATGCCCGCGCTCGCCCGCCAACACACCGTCGTCGCCGTCGACTCGCGCGGCGCCGGGCTCTCCGACAAGCCCGACGACGGGTACGACGCCGGCACGCTCGCCGCCGATCTGGTCGCGCTGATGGCCGCGCTCGGGCACGACCGGTTCGACGTGGCCGGCCACGACATCGGTACGTGGACCGCATACGCCCTCGCCGCCGATCACCCCGAGCGGGTGGGCCGGCTCGCCATCGTCGAAGCGGTGATCCCCGGTCTCACGCCGTCCCCGCCGTTCTTCGGCCCGGATGCGGCCAACCTGAAGCTCTGGCAGTTCGGCTTCAACCGGCTCGACGACCTCAACGAGGAACTGGTCCGGGGACGGGAACAGCTCTTCCTCGGCTGGCAGTTCGCCACCAAGGCCGCCACGCCGACCGCGATCCCCGCGTACGCCGTCGACGTCTACGTCGACGCGATCACCGCGGATCCCCGCGCGCTGCGGGCGAGCTTCGCGTACTACCGGGCGCTGGACGAGACGATCGCGCAGAACGAGCAGCGCGGCAAGACCCGGCTGACGCTGCCGGTGCTCGCCGTCGGCGGCGCGCTGTGGAGCGGCGCGAGTGCCGCCCAGACGATGCGTCTGGCGGCCGACGACGTCACGGGGTTCGTCCTCGACGACTGCGGCCACTACCCGGCCGAGGAACAGCCGGCGCGGTTCGTCGAGATCCTGGAGGACTTCCTCACGGCCGACCGGTAG
- a CDS encoding amino acid permease, whose protein sequence is MTDDAIASGLSKGDAPGLSDEERLAQLGYTQVLARRMSAFSNYAVSFTIISVLSGCLTLYLFGMNTGGPAVITWGWVAVGLMTLFVGLSMAEICSAYPTSAGLYFWAHRLAPPRSAAAWAWFTGWFNVLGQVAVTAGIDFGAASFLGAYLNLQFDFEVTPGRTVLLFAAILILHGLLNTFGVKIVALLNNVSVWWHVLGVGVIVGALAFVPDHHQSTTFVFTKFVNHTGWGSGVYVVLLGLLMAQYTFTGYDASAHMTEETHDASTAGPKGIVRSIWTSWIAGFVLLLGFTYAIQSYDAERKSPTGAPPAQILLDALGATSGKLLLLVVIGAQLFCGMASVTANSRMIYAFSRDGALPFSRVWHTVSPRTRTPVAAVWLAAAGALLMGLPYLINYTAYAAVTSVAVIGLYIAYVIPTLLRLAKGDDFQRGPWHLGRWSRLIGVVSVIWVAVITVLFMLPQVSPVTWESFNYAPVAVLVVLGFAAAWWGASARHWFLNPEHARTKAREAARAGAREPVDP, encoded by the coding sequence ATGACAGATGACGCCATAGCGAGTGGGCTGTCAAAGGGAGATGCCCCCGGTCTCTCCGACGAGGAACGACTTGCCCAGCTCGGCTATACGCAAGTTCTCGCCCGCCGCATGTCGGCGTTCTCCAACTACGCGGTCTCCTTCACGATCATCTCGGTCCTGTCGGGCTGCCTGACGCTCTATCTGTTCGGCATGAACACGGGCGGCCCGGCGGTCATCACCTGGGGCTGGGTGGCCGTAGGTCTGATGACGCTGTTCGTCGGCCTGTCGATGGCCGAGATCTGTTCGGCCTACCCGACGTCGGCGGGCCTGTACTTCTGGGCCCACCGCCTGGCGCCCCCGCGCAGCGCGGCGGCCTGGGCGTGGTTCACGGGCTGGTTCAACGTGCTCGGCCAGGTCGCGGTGACCGCGGGCATCGACTTCGGGGCGGCGTCGTTCCTGGGCGCGTACCTGAACCTCCAGTTCGACTTCGAGGTGACGCCGGGCCGCACGGTGCTCCTGTTCGCGGCGATCCTGATCCTGCACGGCCTGCTGAACACCTTCGGCGTGAAGATCGTCGCCCTCCTCAACAACGTGAGCGTGTGGTGGCACGTGCTGGGCGTCGGCGTGATCGTGGGCGCGCTGGCCTTCGTCCCCGACCACCACCAGTCCACGACCTTCGTCTTCACGAAGTTCGTGAACCACACGGGCTGGGGCAGCGGGGTCTATGTGGTGTTGCTGGGCCTGCTGATGGCGCAGTACACCTTCACCGGTTACGACGCCTCGGCCCACATGACGGAGGAGACGCACGACGCGTCGACGGCGGGCCCGAAGGGCATCGTCCGCTCCATCTGGACGTCGTGGATAGCCGGCTTCGTCCTGCTCCTGGGCTTCACGTACGCGATCCAGTCCTACGACGCGGAGCGGAAGTCGCCGACGGGGGCGCCCCCGGCCCAGATCCTCCTGGACGCGCTGGGAGCGACGAGCGGGAAGCTGCTGCTCCTGGTGGTGATCGGCGCGCAGCTCTTCTGCGGCATGGCGTCGGTGACGGCCAACAGCCGCATGATCTACGCCTTTTCACGCGACGGAGCGCTCCCGTTCTCGCGCGTCTGGCACACGGTGAGCCCGCGGACCCGGACCCCGGTCGCGGCGGTGTGGCTCGCGGCGGCGGGCGCGCTGCTCATGGGCCTGCCGTATCTGATCAACTACACGGCCTACGCGGCGGTGACGTCCGTCGCCGTCATCGGCCTCTACATCGCGTATGTCATCCCGACACTGCTGCGGCTGGCGAAGGGCGACGACTTCCAGCGCGGGCCGTGGCACCTGGGCCGGTGGTCGCGGCTGATCGGGGTGGTGTCGGTGATCTGGGTGGCCGTGATCACGGTCCTCTTCATGCTGCCGCAGGTCTCCCCGGTCACCTGGGAGTCGTTCAACTACGCGCCGGTGGCGGTGCTGGTCGTGTTGGGCTTCGCGGCGGCCTGGTGGGGCGCCTCGGCCCGACACTGGTTCCTGAACCCGGAACACGCCCGCACGAAGGCGCGGGAGGCGGCGCGGGCCGGGGCGCGCGAACCGGTAGATCCGTAA
- a CDS encoding DEAD/DEAH box helicase, producing the protein MSISSTDHIVMPENENEGDETAVEATTEAAPEVTFASLGLPEGIVRKLAQNGVTAPFPIQAATIPDALAGKDILGRGRTGSGKTLSFGLPLLATLSGGHTQKKRPRGIILTPTRELAMQVADALQPYGDVLGLKMKVVCGGTSMGNQIYALERGVDVLVATPGRLRDIINRGACSLEDVSIAVLDEADQMSDLGFLPEVTELLDQIPAGGQRMLFSATMENEISTLVKRYLTDEVTHEVDSAQGNVTTMSHHILIVKPKDKAPVTAAIASRKGRTIIFVRTQLGADRIAEQLRDAGVKADALHGGMTQGARTRTLADFKEGYVNALVATDVAARGIHVDGIDLVLNVDPAGDHKDYLHRAGRTARAGRTGTVVSLSLPHQRRQIFRLMEDAGVDAGRHIINSGTAFEPEVAEITGARSMTEVQAQSAGDAAQQAEREVVQLTKELERATRRASELREESDRLIARAARERGEDPEAAVAEAAAVVEAAAAEQPVAESPVREESSYDRPRQQRDERGNYERRDRRDDRPSGGFRRDDRGGNDRGGDRGGRSFERRDDRPSGGFRRDDRPSGGDRGGRSFDRRDERPSGGFRRDDRPSGGDRGGRSFERRDERPSGGFRRDDRPSGGDRGGRSFDRRDERPSGGFRRDDRPSGGDRGGFRRDDRPATGHRGSDRPFNRDRQGDRPGFRAGGHDRPSGHRGTTGTGTGTGTFGRRDDKPRWKRNG; encoded by the coding sequence ATGTCCATTTCCAGTACTGATCACATCGTCATGCCCGAGAACGAGAACGAGGGCGACGAGACGGCCGTAGAGGCCACCACCGAGGCGGCCCCCGAGGTCACCTTCGCGTCCCTCGGTCTCCCCGAGGGCATCGTGCGCAAGCTCGCGCAGAACGGTGTGACAGCCCCCTTCCCGATCCAGGCGGCGACCATCCCGGACGCCCTGGCCGGCAAGGACATCCTCGGCCGCGGCCGTACCGGCTCCGGCAAGACCCTCTCGTTCGGTCTGCCGCTGCTGGCGACGCTGTCCGGCGGTCACACCCAGAAGAAGCGCCCGCGGGGCATCATCCTCACCCCGACCCGCGAGCTGGCGATGCAGGTCGCCGACGCGCTCCAGCCCTACGGCGACGTCCTCGGCCTGAAGATGAAGGTCGTCTGCGGCGGTACGTCGATGGGCAACCAGATCTACGCCCTGGAGCGCGGCGTCGATGTGCTGGTCGCCACTCCCGGCCGCCTCCGCGACATCATCAACCGCGGCGCCTGCTCCCTCGAGGACGTGAGCATCGCGGTCCTCGACGAGGCCGACCAGATGTCCGACCTGGGCTTCCTGCCCGAGGTCACCGAGCTGCTCGACCAGATCCCGGCCGGCGGTCAGCGCATGCTGTTCTCGGCGACGATGGAGAACGAGATCTCCACGCTGGTCAAGCGCTACCTGACCGACGAGGTCACGCACGAGGTCGACAGCGCGCAGGGCAACGTCACGACGATGTCCCACCACATCCTCATCGTGAAGCCCAAGGACAAGGCGCCGGTCACCGCCGCGATCGCCTCCCGCAAGGGCCGCACGATCATCTTCGTCCGCACCCAGCTCGGCGCCGACCGTATCGCCGAGCAGTTGCGCGACGCCGGTGTGAAGGCCGACGCGCTGCACGGCGGCATGACGCAGGGCGCCCGTACGCGGACGCTGGCGGACTTCAAGGAGGGTTACGTCAACGCGCTCGTCGCGACCGACGTCGCCGCCCGCGGTATCCACGTCGACGGCATCGACCTGGTCCTGAACGTGGACCCGGCCGGCGACCACAAGGACTACCTGCACCGCGCGGGCCGCACCGCGCGTGCCGGTCGTACGGGCACCGTCGTCTCCCTCTCCCTCCCGCACCAGCGCCGCCAGATCTTCCGGCTGATGGAGGACGCGGGCGTCGACGCCGGGCGTCACATCATCAACTCCGGTACGGCCTTCGAGCCCGAGGTCGCCGAGATCACCGGCGCCCGTTCGATGACCGAGGTCCAGGCCCAGTCGGCGGGCGACGCCGCGCAGCAGGCCGAGCGCGAGGTCGTCCAGCTCACCAAGGAGCTGGAGCGGGCCACGCGCCGCGCGTCCGAGCTGCGTGAGGAGTCCGACCGGCTGATCGCCCGTGCCGCGCGCGAGCGGGGCGAGGACCCGGAGGCCGCGGTCGCCGAGGCCGCCGCCGTGGTGGAGGCCGCCGCTGCCGAGCAGCCGGTCGCCGAGTCGCCGGTGCGCGAGGAGTCGTCGTACGACCGTCCGCGTCAGCAGCGTGACGAGCGGGGCAACTACGAGCGTCGTGACCGTCGTGACGACCGTCCGTCGGGCGGGTTCCGTCGGGACGACCGCGGTGGCAACGACCGTGGCGGCGACCGCGGTGGCCGTTCCTTCGAGCGTCGCGACGACCGTCCGTCCGGTGGTTTCCGGCGCGACGACCGTCCGTCCGGCGGCGACCGTGGCGGCCGTTCTTTCGACCGTCGTGACGAGCGTCCCTCGGGTGGTTTCCGGCGCGACGACCGTCCGTCCGGCGGCGACCGTGGCGGCCGTTCTTTCGAGCGCCGTGACGAGCGTCCCTCGGGTGGTTTCCGGCGCGACGACCGTCCCTCGGGCGGCGACCGTGGCGGCCGTTCTTTCGACCGTCGTGACGAGCGTCCCTCGGGTGGTTTCCGGCGCGACGACCGTCCCTCCGGTGGTGACCGTGGCGGCTTCCGCCGCGACGACCGCCCGGCGACGGGTCACCGGGGCAGCGACCGCCCGTTCAACCGTGACCGCCAGGGCGACCGTCCGGGCTTCCGCGCCGGCGGCCACGACCGTCCGTCCGGCCACCGCGGCACGACCGGCACGGGTACCGGCACCGGTACCTTCGGCCGCCGTGACGACAAGCCCCGTTGGAAGCGCAACGGCTGA
- a CDS encoding metallopeptidase family protein, which produces MLEMTREAFEELVSEALDRIPPELTRVMDNVAVFVEDEPDPADPELLGLYEGTPLTERGEWYAGVLPDRISIYMGPTLRYCATTEEVVHEVAVTVVHEVAHHFGIDDERLHELGWG; this is translated from the coding sequence GTGCTGGAAATGACACGCGAGGCATTCGAAGAGCTGGTGAGCGAGGCCCTGGACCGGATCCCGCCGGAGCTGACGCGGGTCATGGACAACGTGGCCGTCTTCGTCGAGGACGAACCCGACCCCGCCGACCCCGAACTCCTCGGCCTCTACGAAGGAACACCCCTCACCGAACGCGGCGAGTGGTACGCCGGCGTCCTCCCCGACCGGATCTCCATCTACATGGGCCCGACCCTGCGCTACTGCGCCACCACCGAGGAAGTCGTCCACGAGGTCGCCGTCACCGTCGTCCACGAAGTCGCCCACCACTTCGGCATCGACGACGAACGCCTGCACGAACTCGGCTGGGGCTGA